CCTGGTGCATGAGGCATGGCTGCGGCTGGGGGGCGACGAGCAACCGGATTGGAAGGGGCGCGGGCATTTTTTCTCGGCGGCGGGTGAGGCGATGCGGCGTATCCTGGTCGATCGGGCGCGCCGCAAACAGGCGGCGCGGCGCGGTGCCCGGGCGGTGCATGTCTCGTGGGAGAAGACCGGCTTCGAGATGGGCGCGGAGGAAACGCCGGACGAAGAATTGTTGCAGCTCAACGAAGCGTTGGAGGCGCTGGCCGAGGCGGATCCGCGCCGTGCCGATTTGGTGAAGCAGCGCTTTTTTGTCGGGCTCACGGTGGAGCAGACGGCGGAGGTCATGGGCGTGTCGGTGCGCACGGTGAAACGCGACTGGGCCTACGCGCGGGCGTGGCTGATGGAAAAGATTCGCGAGATGCGCGAGGCGGGCGATTGAGCGGCGTGCCCCGCATTTGGTTTGGCCCCCTTTGCGGCGGGGCCGCGCAAGCAGAACGACACCGGCTTTACCCTTCACGATGAAATCCGAAGACGAAATCTTTCTGCATGCGCTCGACCTGCCCCCGGCGGAGCGGACGGCCTACCTCGATGAAGCGTGCGCCGATTCACCGGCACTGCGGCAGCGCATCGAACGCCTGCTCACGGCGAGCGAAAGCACGGCCGGGCTCATCGACCGGGGGCTGGATGAAGTGCGTGCGGCCGCGGCGGCGGAGGGCGAGGCGGGGCCGGGCGACGTGATTGGTGGTTACACCCTGGTGCGGCGTTTGGGCGATGGCGGTTGCGGGGTGGTGTGGCTG
This portion of the Actomonas aquatica genome encodes:
- a CDS encoding ECF-type sigma factor; its protein translation is MMNESELTLLFRRIEAGDRAATEELLPLVYQELRRLAARHLTHERDARTLQATALVHEAWLRLGGDEQPDWKGRGHFFSAAGEAMRRILVDRARRKQAARRGARAVHVSWEKTGFEMGAEETPDEELLQLNEALEALAEADPRRADLVKQRFFVGLTVEQTAEVMGVSVRTVKRDWAYARAWLMEKIREMREAGD